The following coding sequences are from one Enterococcus sp. 4G2_DIV0659 window:
- a CDS encoding sigma-70 family RNA polymerase sigma factor — MEDAILIFNNFKSLLYSIAYRICHSREEAEDILQEVQLKWLEQPMDSIANPKAYLSKLVVNRSINYLNSARVKRLDYYGPWIPEPEIEHVEDPIIGKEKITYALLVVIESLTPQERVVFLLKDIFDYSHKEISQLLDITPENSRKLLSRSKKTIKEVNVSVDRFSNSENQQFIDLFNTSIEKGNLTPLLTYLTTEAKMSIDGGQKRRAPLRTLVRSTRIVTFLKGVMPHAFFGDERFVSKIYQQPCLVIKEKGQVKSILFLGLNIEKNKVQHIFIINNPDKLKHIS, encoded by the coding sequence ATGGAAGACGCTATTTTAATTTTTAACAACTTTAAATCGTTATTATACTCAATTGCATATAGAATCTGCCATTCACGTGAAGAAGCTGAGGATATTTTACAGGAGGTTCAACTGAAATGGTTAGAGCAACCAATGGATTCAATCGCCAATCCAAAAGCTTACTTATCAAAGTTAGTTGTTAATCGTTCAATCAACTATCTGAATTCTGCACGGGTTAAACGTTTAGATTATTATGGACCATGGATTCCAGAGCCAGAAATAGAACATGTTGAAGATCCAATAATCGGAAAAGAAAAAATTACGTATGCTCTCTTAGTTGTTATAGAATCCCTAACCCCGCAAGAGCGAGTAGTCTTTTTACTGAAAGATATTTTTGATTACTCACATAAAGAAATCAGTCAATTACTGGATATTACTCCTGAGAACTCTCGGAAATTATTGAGTCGATCCAAAAAAACAATTAAAGAAGTAAATGTGTCTGTTGATAGATTCAGTAATTCAGAAAATCAACAATTTATTGACTTATTTAATACAAGTATAGAAAAAGGAAACCTAACACCCTTATTGACTTATCTAACGACAGAAGCAAAAATGTCAATCGATGGAGGTCAAAAACGTCGTGCACCGCTTAGAACGTTGGTTCGATCAACTCGGATTGTTACTTTTTTAAAAGGAGTCATGCCTCACGCCTTTTTTGGAGATGAGCGTTTTGTTTCTAAAATTTACCAACAGCCTTGCTTGGTTATTAAAGAGAAAGGTCAAGTGAAAAGTATACTATTTTTAGGATTAAATATAGAAAAAAATAAGGTTCAGCATATTTTTATTATTAATAATCCAGATAAATTAAAACATATTTCTTAA